The following coding sequences lie in one Pseudomonas monsensis genomic window:
- a CDS encoding peptidylprolyl isomerase yields the protein MTQVKLTTNHGDIVIELDAEKAPITVANFLEYVKAGHYENVVFHRVIKGFMIQGGGFQPGMQEKKDKRASIQNEADNGLKNEKYTLAMARTMDPHSASAQFFINATNNSFLNHTAKTAQGWGYAVFGKVVAGTDVVDKIEGVATTSKAGHQDVPKDDVIIEKAEIIEA from the coding sequence ATGACTCAAGTTAAATTGACCACCAATCATGGCGACATCGTCATCGAACTGGACGCGGAAAAAGCGCCAATCACCGTTGCCAACTTTCTCGAATATGTTAAAGCCGGTCACTACGAAAACGTGGTTTTCCACCGTGTGATCAAGGGTTTCATGATCCAGGGCGGCGGTTTCCAGCCTGGCATGCAGGAAAAGAAAGACAAGCGCGCCAGCATCCAGAACGAAGCGGATAACGGCCTGAAGAACGAAAAGTACACCCTGGCGATGGCCCGCACCATGGACCCGCATTCGGCCTCGGCGCAGTTCTTCATCAACGCCACCAACAACAGCTTCCTCAACCACACCGCCAAGACCGCTCAGGGCTGGGGTTATGCCGTGTTCGGTAAAGTGGTTGCCGGTACCGACGTGGTCGACAAGATCGAAGGCGTTGCCACCACTTCCAAGGCCGGTCACCAGGACGTGCCGAAAGACGACGTGATCATCGAGAAAGCCGAGATCATCGAAGCGTGA
- the lpxH gene encoding UDP-2,3-diacylglucosamine diphosphatase, translating to MILLISDLHLEEERPDITRAFLDLLAGRARSASALYILGDFFEAWIGDDAMTPFQRSICQALRQLSDSGTAIFLMHGNRDFLLGKAFCKEAGCTLLKDPSVVQFYGEPVLLMHGDSLCTRDEAYMKLRRYLRNPITLFILRHLPLSTRHKLARKLRSESRAQTRMKANDIVDVTPHEIPRIMQQYGVKTLIHGHTHRPAIHKLQLGEQAAKRIVLGDWDRQGWALQVDESGYALAPFDFAPPLALPHG from the coding sequence GTGATATTGCTGATTTCAGACTTGCATCTGGAAGAGGAGCGCCCGGACATTACCCGGGCGTTTCTGGATTTGCTCGCCGGACGCGCCCGCTCGGCGAGTGCGTTGTACATCCTCGGCGACTTCTTCGAGGCGTGGATTGGCGACGACGCCATGACGCCCTTTCAGCGTTCCATCTGCCAGGCCCTGCGCCAATTGAGCGACAGCGGCACGGCGATCTTTCTGATGCACGGCAATCGCGACTTCCTGCTCGGCAAGGCCTTCTGCAAAGAAGCCGGCTGCACGCTATTGAAGGACCCGAGTGTCGTGCAGTTCTATGGCGAGCCGGTGCTGTTGATGCACGGCGACAGCCTCTGCACCCGCGACGAAGCCTATATGAAGCTGCGTCGCTACCTGCGCAACCCGATCACCCTGTTCATCCTGCGCCATCTGCCGCTGAGCACCCGCCATAAACTGGCGCGCAAACTGCGCAGCGAAAGCCGTGCGCAGACGCGGATGAAGGCCAACGACATTGTCGACGTCACGCCGCACGAGATTCCACGGATCATGCAGCAATACGGGGTGAAAACCCTGATTCACGGCCACACCCACCGCCCGGCGATCCACAAACTGCAGCTCGGCGAGCAGGCGGCCAAGCGGATTGTGCTGGGGGATTGGGATCGTCAGGGATGGGCGTTGCAGGTCGATGAGAGCGGCTACGCCTTGGCGCCGTTCGACTTCGCCCCGCCGCTGGCTTTGCCGCACGGCTGA
- a CDS encoding DHA2 family efflux MFS transporter permease subunit → MSNNASFTPPSLLLSTIGLSLATFMQVLDTTIANVALPTISGNLGVSSEQGTWVITSFAVSNAIALPLTGWLSRRFGEVKLFLWATILFVLASFLCGISTSMPELIGFRVLQGLVAGPLYPMTQTLLIAVYPPARRGMALALLAMVTVVAPIAGPILGGWITDSYSWPWIFFINVPIGIFAVMVVRSQLAKRPVETSRQPMDYVGLISLIIGVGALQVILDKGNDLDWFESNFIIIGAAISVIALAVFVIWEMTDQHPVVNLRLFAYRNFRIGTLVLVLGYAGFFGINLILPQWLQTQMGYTATWAGLAVAPIGILPVLLSPFVGKYAHKFDLRLLAGLAFLAIGLSCFMRAGFTNEVDFQHIALVQLFMGIGVALFFMPTLSILMSDLPPSQIADGAGLATFLRTLGGSFAASLTTWIWIRRANQHHAYMSESISTFEPATRETLNHLGGASQSAYAQMDQILSSQAYMLSTVDYFTLLGWGFMGLILIVWLAKPPFAAKAGPAASGH, encoded by the coding sequence ATGAGCAATAACGCCTCTTTCACGCCGCCCAGCCTGTTGCTCAGCACCATCGGCCTGTCGCTGGCGACGTTCATGCAAGTGCTCGACACCACCATTGCCAACGTGGCGCTGCCGACGATTTCCGGCAACCTCGGGGTCAGTTCGGAGCAGGGCACGTGGGTGATCACCTCGTTCGCCGTGAGCAACGCGATTGCGCTGCCGCTGACCGGTTGGCTCAGCCGTCGTTTCGGCGAGGTGAAGCTGTTTCTCTGGGCCACCATTCTGTTTGTGCTGGCCTCGTTCCTCTGCGGTATCTCGACGTCGATGCCGGAACTGATCGGTTTCCGCGTGCTGCAAGGCCTGGTGGCCGGGCCGCTGTACCCGATGACGCAGACGTTGTTGATTGCCGTGTATCCGCCCGCGAGGCGCGGCATGGCCCTGGCGTTGCTGGCGATGGTTACGGTGGTCGCGCCGATTGCCGGTCCCATTCTCGGTGGCTGGATCACTGACAGCTACAGCTGGCCATGGATCTTCTTTATCAACGTACCGATCGGCATCTTTGCGGTGATGGTGGTGCGCTCGCAACTGGCCAAGCGTCCGGTGGAAACCAGTCGCCAGCCGATGGACTACGTCGGGCTGATCAGTCTGATCATTGGCGTCGGTGCGTTGCAGGTGATCCTCGACAAGGGCAATGATCTGGACTGGTTCGAGTCGAACTTCATCATCATCGGTGCGGCGATTTCGGTGATCGCGCTGGCGGTGTTCGTCATCTGGGAAATGACCGACCAGCATCCAGTGGTCAACCTGCGCCTGTTCGCTTACCGCAACTTCCGCATCGGCACGCTGGTGCTGGTGCTGGGTTACGCCGGGTTCTTCGGCATCAACCTGATCCTGCCGCAGTGGCTGCAAACCCAGATGGGGTACACCGCAACCTGGGCCGGTCTGGCCGTGGCGCCGATCGGTATCCTGCCGGTGTTGCTGTCGCCATTTGTCGGCAAGTACGCGCACAAGTTCGACCTGCGTCTGCTGGCCGGGCTGGCGTTTCTGGCGATTGGCTTGAGTTGCTTCATGCGGGCGGGGTTCACCAATGAAGTGGACTTCCAGCACATCGCACTCGTGCAGCTGTTCATGGGCATCGGCGTGGCGCTGTTCTTCATGCCGACCCTGAGCATCCTGATGTCCGACCTGCCGCCGAGCCAGATTGCCGATGGTGCCGGCCTGGCGACCTTCCTGCGGACCCTCGGTGGCAGCTTCGCGGCATCGTTGACTACGTGGATCTGGATTCGCCGCGCCAATCAGCACCATGCGTACATGAGTGAAAGCATCAGCACTTTCGAACCGGCAACCCGGGAGACCTTGAATCACCTGGGCGGCGCGAGCCAATCGGCGTACGCGCAGATGGACCAGATCCTCTCCAGCCAGGCGTACATGCTCTCCACCGTGGATTACTTCACGCTGTTGGGCTGGGGGTTCATGGGGCTGATTCTGATTGTGTGGCTGGCGAAACCGCCGTTTGCCGCGAAGGCAGGGCCGGCGGCTTCCGGACACTAA
- a CDS encoding HlyD family secretion protein, protein MATAENTQAQGSTPDTGNPRKRKVMLLALAVVVALACAGVWAYHEFIGRFNESTDDAYVNGNVVEITPLVTGTVVSIGADDGDLVHEGQVLINFDPNDAEVGLQSAQAKLARTVRQVRGLYSNVDGMKAQVNAQQAEVQKAQDNYNRRKNLAAGGAISQEELSHARDDLTSAQNALANAKQQLKTTSALVDDTVVSSHPDVMAAAADLRQAYLTNARSTLIAPVTGYVAKRTVQLGQRVQPGTALMAVIPLDQLWIDANFKETQLRDMRIGQPVDIESDIYGSDVKFSGTVDSLGAGTGSAFALLPAQNATGNWIKIVQRVPVRIHINAEELAKHPLRVGLSTNVEVNLHDQSGPVLAQQPPQKASFSTNVYDRQLAEADAMIAQLIHDNSAALSKTAQR, encoded by the coding sequence ATGGCCACTGCCGAAAACACTCAAGCTCAAGGCTCCACCCCCGACACCGGCAATCCGCGCAAACGCAAAGTGATGCTGTTGGCGCTGGCCGTTGTGGTCGCGCTCGCCTGCGCCGGCGTCTGGGCGTACCACGAGTTCATCGGGCGCTTTAACGAAAGCACCGACGACGCCTACGTCAACGGCAACGTCGTCGAAATCACCCCGTTGGTCACCGGCACCGTGGTCAGCATTGGCGCGGATGACGGTGATCTGGTTCACGAAGGCCAGGTGCTGATCAACTTCGACCCCAACGACGCCGAAGTCGGCCTGCAAAGTGCCCAGGCAAAACTGGCGCGCACCGTGCGTCAGGTGCGCGGCCTGTACAGCAACGTCGATGGCATGAAAGCCCAGGTCAACGCGCAACAGGCTGAAGTGCAGAAGGCCCAGGACAACTACAACCGCCGGAAAAACCTCGCCGCTGGCGGCGCGATTTCCCAGGAAGAACTGTCCCACGCCCGCGACGACCTGACCTCGGCGCAAAACGCCCTGGCCAACGCCAAACAGCAACTGAAAACCACCAGCGCGCTGGTCGATGACACCGTGGTGTCGTCGCACCCGGATGTGATGGCGGCCGCTGCCGACCTGCGTCAGGCCTACCTGACCAATGCCCGCAGTACCTTGATCGCGCCAGTCACCGGTTACGTCGCCAAGCGCACCGTGCAACTCGGTCAACGGGTCCAGCCGGGCACCGCGCTGATGGCGGTGATTCCACTGGATCAACTGTGGATCGACGCCAACTTCAAGGAGACCCAGCTGCGTGACATGCGCATCGGTCAGCCGGTTGATATCGAGTCTGACATCTATGGCAGCGACGTGAAATTCAGCGGCACCGTCGACAGCCTCGGCGCCGGTACCGGCAGCGCGTTTGCCTTGCTGCCGGCGCAGAACGCCACGGGTAACTGGATCAAGATCGTGCAGCGTGTGCCGGTGCGCATTCACATCAATGCCGAAGAACTGGCCAAACATCCGCTGCGCGTCGGCCTGTCGACCAACGTTGAAGTCAACCTGCACGACCAGAGCGGCCCGGTACTGGCGCAGCAACCGCCGCAAAAAGCCTCGTTCAGCACCAACGTCTACGACCGCCAACTGGCTGAAGCCGACGCGATGATTGCGCAGCTGATCCACGACAACAGCGCTGCGCTGAGCAAAACCGCGCAACGCTGA
- a CDS encoding efflux transporter outer membrane subunit, producing the protein MSGNTLRSSLTLVLSAMILAGCANYSGLDTQGKSLDAKSLNVSQSLNGVTLSPAAWPKSDWWTSLGDSQLDGLIREALHDSPDMQIAEARAHQASAAAYAADAERYPTLDASAGISRSRLAKDQDPRGQGDAYATVRNVSAGFNYNFDLWGGQRDAWEAALGQARAAEVDRQAAQLSLAADVARAYSDLGQAHIVYDLANEDLKRTKQMLDLSQRRLSSGIDSQYQFQQTQSLEASSEASLIDAEKRLNSAKIALAVLLGKGPDRGNEIARPKVLQASAVAVPSVLPAELLGRRPDLVAARWRVEAASKDIDSAKTRFYPNLNLTASAGAESLLGDAMFGSASRFFNIAPTISVPIFDGGRLRANLDARDADYDLAVAQYNKSLVKALGDVSDTINQLRDIGRQIGAQQHATDIAQDSYNTVVQRYGSGIGNYLDVLSIEQQLLQAQRQLANLNAEQIDLSIQLMQALGGGFQGETLTAANATPATPHN; encoded by the coding sequence ATGAGCGGTAACACCTTGCGCAGCAGCCTGACCCTGGTGCTGTCGGCGATGATCCTCGCCGGCTGCGCCAACTACAGCGGCCTCGACACTCAAGGCAAAAGCCTTGATGCGAAAAGCCTCAATGTCAGCCAGTCCCTCAACGGCGTGACCCTGTCGCCGGCCGCATGGCCGAAGAGCGACTGGTGGACCAGCCTTGGCGATTCGCAACTCGACGGTCTGATCCGCGAAGCCCTGCACGACAGCCCGGACATGCAGATCGCCGAGGCCCGCGCGCATCAGGCCAGCGCCGCCGCGTATGCCGCCGATGCCGAACGCTATCCGACCCTCGACGCCAGCGCCGGTATCAGCCGTTCGCGCCTGGCCAAGGATCAGGACCCGCGAGGGCAGGGCGATGCCTACGCCACCGTGCGTAATGTCAGCGCCGGCTTCAATTACAACTTCGACCTGTGGGGCGGCCAGCGTGATGCCTGGGAAGCCGCACTCGGTCAGGCCCGCGCCGCTGAAGTCGATCGTCAGGCTGCACAACTGAGCCTCGCCGCCGACGTCGCTCGCGCTTACAGCGATCTTGGTCAGGCGCACATCGTTTATGACCTGGCGAACGAAGACCTCAAGCGCACCAAACAAATGCTCGACCTGAGCCAGCGTCGCCTGAGTTCCGGGATCGACAGCCAGTACCAGTTCCAGCAAACCCAGAGTCTGGAAGCCAGTTCCGAAGCCAGTCTGATCGACGCGGAAAAACGCCTGAACAGCGCGAAAATCGCTTTGGCCGTGCTGCTTGGCAAAGGCCCGGATCGCGGCAACGAAATCGCCCGGCCAAAAGTCCTGCAAGCCAGCGCTGTCGCCGTGCCGTCGGTGCTGCCGGCGGAATTGCTTGGCCGTCGCCCGGACCTGGTCGCTGCGCGCTGGCGCGTCGAAGCGGCGAGCAAGGACATCGACTCGGCGAAAACCCGCTTCTATCCCAACCTGAACCTCACGGCCTCGGCCGGTGCCGAATCCCTGTTGGGTGACGCGATGTTCGGCTCGGCCAGTCGTTTCTTCAACATTGCCCCGACCATTTCGGTGCCGATCTTCGACGGCGGACGCCTGCGCGCCAACCTCGATGCGCGCGACGCCGATTACGATCTGGCGGTGGCGCAGTACAACAAAAGCCTGGTGAAAGCCCTGGGCGATGTCAGTGACACGATCAACCAGCTGCGTGATATCGGCCGGCAGATCGGCGCGCAGCAACACGCCACCGACATTGCTCAGGATTCTTACAACACCGTCGTCCAGCGTTACGGTTCCGGCATCGGCAACTACCTGGACGTGCTCAGCATCGAGCAGCAATTGCTGCAGGCCCAGCGTCAACTGGCCAACCTCAATGCCGAGCAGATCGACCTGTCGATTCAATTGATGCAAGCGCTGGGCGGCGGCTTCCAGGGTGAAACCCTGACCGCAGCCAACGCCACCCCAGCCACGCCGCACAACTAA
- a CDS encoding MarR family winged helix-turn-helix transcriptional regulator, whose product MKHFTPDEFKHCHLGLLLGRAALLKDRIIDTHMEPHGITAAQFKVLIIMAQFGVDTPAELCRHLSLDSGSMTRMLDRLEQKGFLARQRSEGDRRQVQLKLTEQGQQLADRLPHIGADAMNELAGAVTPDELKTLEYILKKILLAAGDPITIQRLGEHNER is encoded by the coding sequence ATGAAGCATTTCACCCCGGACGAATTCAAACACTGTCATCTCGGCCTGTTGCTGGGTCGTGCTGCGCTGCTCAAGGACCGGATCATCGACACCCACATGGAGCCGCATGGCATTACCGCCGCGCAGTTCAAGGTGTTGATCATCATGGCCCAGTTCGGCGTCGACACCCCGGCCGAGCTGTGTCGGCATCTGTCGCTGGACAGCGGTTCGATGACACGCATGCTCGATCGTCTGGAGCAGAAAGGCTTTCTCGCTCGCCAGCGCAGCGAAGGCGATCGCCGTCAGGTGCAGCTCAAGTTGACCGAACAAGGCCAGCAACTGGCCGATCGCCTGCCGCACATCGGCGCCGATGCGATGAATGAACTGGCCGGCGCCGTCACTCCGGACGAGTTGAAGACCCTGGAATACATCCTCAAGAAAATCCTGCTGGCAGCCGGTGATCCGATCACTATCCAGCGGTTAGGTGAACACAATGAGCGGTAA
- a CDS encoding fimbrial protein, with protein MKRFKLQRPLKLTKLIHTLCLSLLFAPSYAGAANCSFFPGHHQTTITMQIPATLSIPRDTPNGTVIYESPSLTLGPTPSSYRCTNEFSYGIQNNVGVSKSGDLVYAIGNTGLAWQWSFRDDVAIPIYPGIRRQAGGYGWDTTRHVLRLFKIADVVDVQKIPAGTLGTFHADGVSPLAMATNGTTIVPQSCETPDIKVDMGSHDMSSFAHNGAYSEPVKFDISLNNCPPGIKKVTYTLKPTLTSPSQNSTRGIVKLSADSTAQGVALQVLNSDGNPLVLHQSYVFADYSSAGGNLKIPLSARYFRVAETGGNGGFDKGMRAGTANATIAFVMSYL; from the coding sequence ATGAAACGTTTCAAACTCCAGCGCCCGCTCAAGCTAACGAAATTGATTCACACGCTATGTCTGTCGTTACTTTTCGCGCCCAGCTACGCGGGCGCGGCTAATTGCTCGTTCTTCCCGGGTCATCATCAAACAACTATCACTATGCAAATACCAGCTACCCTTTCGATCCCCCGTGACACACCTAACGGCACCGTAATATATGAAAGTCCTTCATTAACACTTGGACCTACGCCCAGCTCGTATAGATGTACGAACGAATTTTCATATGGTATTCAGAACAACGTCGGTGTGTCTAAATCGGGCGACCTTGTTTACGCAATCGGAAACACCGGGCTCGCATGGCAGTGGTCCTTCAGAGACGATGTAGCGATACCCATTTATCCGGGTATTCGCCGACAAGCGGGCGGATACGGATGGGACACCACAAGACACGTGCTACGGCTATTCAAAATAGCGGATGTAGTCGATGTACAGAAAATCCCGGCAGGAACACTTGGGACTTTCCATGCAGATGGTGTATCACCACTAGCAATGGCGACCAATGGCACAACGATTGTGCCTCAATCCTGTGAAACGCCTGACATCAAAGTAGACATGGGGTCGCATGACATGAGTAGCTTTGCCCACAACGGCGCATATTCTGAGCCGGTCAAATTTGACATCAGCCTTAACAACTGTCCGCCAGGCATAAAAAAGGTAACTTATACACTCAAGCCTACCCTGACTTCTCCCTCGCAAAATTCCACAAGAGGTATCGTAAAGCTGAGTGCAGATTCGACTGCTCAGGGTGTGGCTTTGCAAGTACTCAATAGCGATGGAAACCCCTTAGTCTTACATCAAAGCTATGTATTCGCGGACTATTCCTCTGCGGGAGGCAACTTGAAGATCCCCCTGAGCGCTCGTTACTTTCGCGTCGCTGAAACAGGTGGCAATGGTGGGTTCGACAAGGGCATGCGCGCCGGAACAGCTAACGCAACGATTGCATTTGTCATGAGTTACCTTTGA
- a CDS encoding ATP-binding protein: protein MRLKNYLHQISPVLSTPHAARRLLRIFALVLLLGILGGVYSFLLFTFNNEVSQRRSYMSSAIAEAHTFFTTREALLESLSLSATRMANMDLPVSEEEIRLLLGQAPGQQWSIWLTRRMRDYLKARQLNLVYVSSGPRTQVLRLYNATAVIGRFPETMLEQLQTLKHHDSGNIKELWLTHAADGHSQLYIFIRLDARDINSGWLGLEMDDREVSSALSDHSAGEFTMFNSQGMPLFSNSHKPPPGQNLPLLRQQDFFGFVGDGWLPEQLVLRKQLKSSDWQLTYSIDLLAVLWALWPQMLGALLFCLLSISLVCLLTRRLEHRVINPAIHRIQALVESELFSRDVIQTAPVALCVLRRSDGQVVLENTLARQWLGTCGEQLGAGWIRDAFDAAEPFLTDYFETADGRHLYLSCAPTRYKGEDVLLCAFSDISARRQIEAALEQARQSADAANEAKTLFLATMSHEIRTPLYGVLGTLELLARTQLDSQQKSYLQAIEGSSATLLQLICDVLDVSKIEAGQLALELSEFCPATLVQEVVQGYAAAAQSKGLQLYACLHPKLPDRLIGDASRVRQILNNLLSNAVKFTDSGRVVLRVRLLSREGERVCLQWQVSDTGKGIAHEDQAFIFEPFYQTEGNTNVVAGTGLGLPICQRLTHLMNGTLRMVSEPGLGSSFSLSVPLEQPSSGASPVALPTLAANSVYVVSPIRELADSLSGWLRRWGARAQIGAPDTTQPDATAVLLELHPAPFGQPSNPAWHGPRVLASSDGAHEPQFSRDGWKVNLNDLAAIQRAVRQAQGGPIAPHPQHQERHTLRPLHLHILVAEDNVINQLILRDQLEELGCSVALANDGEEALSLWRNGAFDIVLTDVNMPRLNGYELAEALRRQGCTTPIIGATANAMRGEDALCLAAGMNHCLVKPFTLRALFAVLAPYERVAHEAL, encoded by the coding sequence ATGCGATTGAAGAACTACCTCCACCAGATCAGCCCGGTCTTGTCCACGCCCCACGCTGCGCGACGCCTGTTGCGCATTTTCGCGCTGGTGCTGCTGCTGGGCATTCTCGGCGGCGTGTACAGCTTTCTGCTGTTCACCTTCAACAATGAAGTCTCCCAGCGGCGCAGCTATATGAGCAGCGCGATTGCTGAAGCGCATACCTTTTTCACCACCCGTGAAGCACTGCTCGAAAGCCTGAGCCTGTCGGCCACGCGCATGGCCAACATGGATTTGCCGGTCTCCGAGGAAGAGATCCGCCTGCTGCTCGGGCAAGCGCCGGGGCAGCAATGGAGCATCTGGCTGACCCGACGCATGCGCGATTACCTCAAGGCCCGGCAGCTCAACCTGGTCTACGTCAGCAGCGGCCCCCGGACCCAAGTGTTGCGCCTGTACAACGCAACCGCGGTGATCGGCCGTTTCCCCGAGACCATGCTCGAACAACTGCAGACCCTCAAGCACCACGACAGCGGCAACATCAAAGAACTCTGGCTGACCCATGCCGCCGACGGCCACTCGCAGCTATACATCTTCATTCGTCTAGACGCGCGCGACATCAACTCCGGCTGGCTCGGCCTGGAAATGGACGACCGCGAAGTCTCCAGCGCCCTGAGCGACCACAGTGCCGGCGAGTTCACCATGTTCAACTCGCAAGGCATGCCGCTGTTCAGCAACAGCCACAAGCCGCCGCCCGGGCAGAACCTGCCGCTGCTGCGGCAACAGGACTTCTTCGGGTTTGTCGGAGACGGGTGGCTGCCCGAGCAACTGGTGCTGCGCAAGCAACTGAAATCATCCGACTGGCAACTCACCTACTCCATCGACTTACTCGCGGTGCTGTGGGCGCTGTGGCCACAAATGCTCGGTGCGTTGCTGTTCTGCTTGCTGAGTATCAGCCTGGTATGCCTGCTGACCCGGCGCCTGGAGCACCGCGTGATCAACCCGGCGATTCACCGGATCCAGGCGCTGGTGGAAAGCGAGCTGTTCAGCCGCGACGTGATCCAGACCGCCCCGGTGGCGCTCTGCGTGCTGCGCCGTAGCGACGGTCAGGTAGTGCTGGAAAACACCCTCGCCCGGCAATGGCTGGGCACCTGTGGCGAGCAACTGGGCGCCGGTTGGATTCGCGATGCCTTCGATGCTGCCGAGCCGTTCCTGACGGATTACTTCGAGACCGCCGACGGCCGCCACCTTTACCTGAGCTGCGCACCGACTCGTTACAAGGGTGAAGACGTGTTGCTGTGTGCGTTCAGCGACATCAGTGCGCGCCGACAAATCGAAGCCGCGCTGGAACAGGCGCGCCAATCGGCCGATGCGGCCAACGAGGCCAAGACCTTGTTCCTCGCCACCATGAGCCACGAAATCCGCACCCCGCTGTACGGCGTGCTCGGCACTCTGGAATTGCTCGCGCGTACGCAACTCGATAGCCAACAGAAAAGTTACCTGCAAGCCATCGAAGGTTCGTCCGCCACGTTGCTGCAATTGATCTGCGACGTGCTCGATGTATCGAAGATCGAGGCCGGGCAACTGGCGCTGGAACTGAGTGAGTTTTGCCCGGCGACGCTGGTGCAGGAAGTGGTCCAGGGTTACGCGGCGGCGGCGCAGAGCAAAGGCCTGCAACTGTATGCCTGCCTCCATCCAAAACTGCCGGACCGGCTGATCGGCGATGCCAGCCGCGTACGGCAGATCCTCAACAACCTGCTGAGCAACGCGGTCAAGTTCACCGACTCCGGACGCGTGGTGCTACGAGTCAGACTGCTCAGTCGCGAAGGCGAACGGGTGTGCCTGCAATGGCAAGTCTCGGACACTGGCAAAGGCATCGCCCATGAGGATCAGGCGTTCATTTTCGAACCGTTCTACCAGACCGAAGGCAACACCAACGTGGTGGCCGGCACGGGCCTGGGCCTGCCGATTTGCCAGCGTCTGACGCACTTGATGAATGGCACTCTGCGCATGGTCAGCGAGCCAGGACTGGGCAGCAGTTTTTCCCTGAGCGTGCCGCTGGAACAGCCCTCCTCCGGCGCATCCCCTGTCGCTTTGCCGACATTGGCCGCAAACAGCGTCTACGTGGTGTCGCCCATCCGCGAACTGGCCGACAGCCTCAGTGGCTGGTTGCGTCGCTGGGGAGCCCGCGCGCAAATCGGCGCACCTGACACCACCCAGCCCGACGCGACGGCTGTACTACTGGAGCTGCATCCCGCGCCCTTCGGACAACCGTCAAACCCGGCATGGCACGGGCCACGCGTGCTGGCCAGCAGCGACGGTGCCCACGAACCGCAGTTCAGCCGTGACGGCTGGAAGGTCAATCTGAACGATCTCGCGGCGATCCAGCGCGCGGTTCGCCAAGCTCAGGGCGGTCCGATCGCCCCGCATCCGCAGCACCAGGAACGCCATACGTTACGGCCATTGCACCTGCACATCCTGGTGGCAGAAGACAACGTCATCAACCAGTTGATCCTGCGCGATCAACTCGAAGAACTCGGCTGCTCGGTGGCGCTGGCCAACGATGGCGAAGAAGCCTTGTCGCTCTGGCGCAACGGCGCGTTCGACATCGTCCTCACCGACGTCAACATGCCCCGGCTCAACGGCTACGAACTGGCCGAGGCGCTGCGCCGTCAGGGCTGCACCACCCCGATCATCGGCGCCACCGCCAACGCGATGCGCGGTGAAGACGCCCTGTGCCTGGCCGCCGGGATGAATCACTGCCTGGTCAAACCTTTTACGCTGCGAGCCTTGTTCGCTGTCCTGGCTCCCTACGAACGAGTTGCTCATGAAGCCCTGTAG